One window of the Candidatus Sulfotelmatobacter sp. genome contains the following:
- a CDS encoding ubiquitin-like domain-containing protein — MGAGTAPARVAHTVAAFVEQIPAKHVTFVRDGTTEAIETHAATAGELLAERGVNPAPDDVVSVPLDSALVDGETVVFRTAVPVSLNIDGSVQNLHSAAATVGDLLLKVKVPYDRHDDVSPPAGTALANDLTIVVRHVDHWTEIVQRPLPATVVKRFALDLPTGKSRVVDPGAPGRVEVTYRVVRTADRRGVRRTQLATRVLRPAHDRIVAEGIAEYTVLSELARRELVGTLKLANSALRMIATAYTAHCGGGCSGTTAAGFAAGHGIVAVDPAVIPLGTRLFIPGYGKAIAGDTGGAIRGNRIDLGFNSRSQANEFGRRPVVVYVYK; from the coding sequence TTGGGTGCCGGAACGGCTCCCGCCCGCGTCGCCCACACGGTCGCCGCGTTCGTCGAACAGATCCCCGCCAAGCACGTCACGTTCGTCCGCGACGGTACCACCGAAGCCATCGAAACCCACGCCGCCACCGCCGGGGAACTCCTGGCCGAACGCGGTGTGAACCCCGCCCCCGACGACGTCGTCAGCGTTCCGCTCGACAGCGCGTTGGTGGACGGCGAGACGGTCGTCTTCCGAACGGCCGTGCCCGTCAGTCTCAATATCGACGGTTCGGTACAAAATCTTCACTCGGCGGCTGCAACCGTCGGTGACCTGCTGCTCAAGGTCAAGGTCCCCTACGACCGCCACGACGACGTCTCGCCGCCGGCCGGCACCGCGCTGGCCAACGACCTGACCATCGTCGTCCGTCACGTCGACCATTGGACCGAGATCGTACAGCGGCCCCTTCCGGCCACGGTCGTCAAGCGCTTCGCGCTCGATCTGCCGACCGGCAAGTCGCGGGTCGTCGACCCCGGCGCGCCGGGCCGCGTCGAGGTCACCTACCGGGTCGTGCGGACGGCCGACCGCCGCGGCGTGCGCCGCACCCAGCTGGCGACCCGCGTGCTGCGGCCCGCGCACGACCGTATCGTCGCCGAAGGGATCGCCGAGTACACGGTCCTCTCCGAGCTGGCCCGCCGCGAGCTGGTCGGCACCTTGAAGCTCGCGAACTCCGCGCTGCGGATGATCGCGACCGCCTACACCGCCCACTGCGGCGGCGGCTGCAGCGGCACGACGGCCGCGGGTTTCGCGGCCGGCCACGGCATCGTGGCGGTCGATCCGGCGGTCATCCCGCTGGGCACGCGGCTGTTCATCCCCGGCTACGGCAAGGCCATCGCCGGCGACACGGGCGGTGCCATTCGCGGCAACCGCATCGACTTGGGCTTCAACTCGCGTTCGCAGGCGAACGAGTTCGGCCGACGCCCCGTCGTCGTGTACGTCTACAAATAG